In Pseudomonadaceae bacterium SI-3, the sequence CCCTTCGATGCCGAAGCAGAGGATCGACGCCGGCGTGCCGCTCATATAACGGCGCGCCAATTCATGCTCCGGATGATCGGCCAGGCCGGCATATTTCACCCACGCCACCTGCGGGTGTGCCTGCAGGTATTCGGCAACCTTCAAGGCGTTCTCGCAATGCCGCTCCATGCGCAGCGCGAGCGTTTCCAGCCCCTGCAGGATCAGGAACGAATTGAACGGCGAAATCGCCGCGCCCATGTTGCGCAGCGGCACCACGCGGCAGCGGCCGATGAAAGCGGCGGGGCCGAACGCCTCGGTGTAGGTGACGCCGTGATAGGACACGTCAGGCGTGTTGAGCAGCGCGAAGCGCTCCTTGTGCTGTGCCCAGGGAAACTTCCCTGAGTCGACGACGATGCCGCCAATGCTGGTGCCATGGCCGCCCATATACTTGGTCAGCGAATGCACGACGATGTCCGCGCCATGCTCAAAGGGGCGGCACAGCATCGGTGTAGCGACGGTGTTATCGACGATCAACGGTACGCCGTGGCGGTGTGCGGCGTCTGCCAGCGCGGCGAGGTCAATGACATTGCCGGCTGGGTTGCCGATGGATTCGCAGAATACAGCCTTGGTGCGCTCGTCGATCAGCGACTCCAGCGCAGCGATATCGTCGTGGGCAGCGAAGCGCACCTCGATTCCCTGCCGCGGCAGGGTATGGGCAAACAGATTGAAGGTGCCGCCATAGAGTTTGGCGACCGAAACGATGTTGTCGCCAGCTTCGGCGATGGTCTGGATGGCATAGGTGATCGCCGCCATTCCCGAGGCCACAGCCAATGCCGCCACGCCGCCTTCCAGTGCCGCGACGCGCTGCTCGAGCACGTCGGTGGTGGGATTCATGATGCGCGTATAGATGTTGCCCGGCACCTTCAGGTCGAACAGGTCCGCGCCGTGCTGGGTATCGTCAAACGCGTAGGAGGTGGTCTGGTAGATCGGCACAGCCACTGCGCGGGTGGTTGGGTCTGGGCTGTAGCCGGCATGGACGGCGAGGGTTTCCAGCTTCATGGCGCGCTCCTTGTTCTTGTTCATCGGGGCAAAGGCCCGAGAGCATGAAACTGAACGCCGATGCGGTCAATGATCCAGGGCAAGCACCGTTATCAAAGCGGTGTGAGCGGCCAGAACAACGGGATGACCAGCGTTGCGACGACCCACAGCAACAGATTCAGCGGGATTCCCACCTTGAGGAAATCAGCGAAGCGATAGCCACCGGCGTTATAGACAAATGTGTTGGTCTGGTAACCGATCGGCGTGGCGAAGCTAGCGCTGGCAGCGAACATCACCGCGACGACAAACGCACGCGGATCGATACCGAGCTGCTGGGCGAGGCCGATGGCGATTGGTGTGACCAGCACGGCGACGGCATTGTTAGAGAGGATCTCAGTAAGCACTGAGGTGAACAGATAGATGAACCCGAGCATGAATAGCGGGCCGGCCCAAGGCGTCAGGTCGACCACGCTGGAAACAATCAGCCCGACCAGCCCTACCTTGTTCATCGCTACGCTGATGGCGAGCATGCCGAAGATCAGGCTGAGGATCTTCCAATCGACCGCC encodes:
- a CDS encoding O-acetylhomoserine aminocarboxypropyltransferase (catalyzes the formation of L-methionine and acetate from O-acetyl-L-homoserine and methanethiol), whose translation is MKLETLAVHAGYSPDPTTRAVAVPIYQTTSYAFDDTQHGADLFDLKVPGNIYTRIMNPTTDVLEQRVAALEGGVAALAVASGMAAITYAIQTIAEAGDNIVSVAKLYGGTFNLFAHTLPRQGIEVRFAAHDDIAALESLIDERTKAVFCESIGNPAGNVIDLAALADAAHRHGVPLIVDNTVATPMLCRPFEHGADIVVHSLTKYMGGHGTSIGGIVVDSGKFPWAQHKERFALLNTPDVSYHGVTYTEAFGPAAFIGRCRVVPLRNMGAAISPFNSFLILQGLETLALRMERHCENALKVAEYLQAHPQVAWVKYAGLADHPEHELARRYMSGTPASILCFGIEGGMEAGARFIDALKLIVRLVNIGDAKSLACHPASTTHRQLNAEELARAGVSQDLIRLSIGIEHIDDILADLTQALDAAKG